Proteins encoded by one window of Anopheles maculipalpis chromosome 2RL, idAnoMacuDA_375_x, whole genome shotgun sequence:
- the LOC126567853 gene encoding catenin delta-2 yields MHSEDDLIARAHNQATTQQITTITKVVREVKQLGPDAGQPFDYVAMPLDMGTDGQPIDYVSMPMGMYTTRTQYLNFNHMDQPEQMVGGPPQSHLPPGAKVMGVGGGGGGPGVPPGALVGGGGGGGGGQGHYQDYEHYAQYTDAGYDLGQAAHHPGHAQSYLGEYQMNDRSNTPHTSSENSESSIPMPMSVPQMGNPSANMMGGPGGYLQGQYDEMGEYVIAPSQGGPVDRLYPDNPSAMVYGYVSTPPYGTISSHMDPNGGVGEPTYATKQQLAYEAAAAQQRAGGGGGGVVGNVAPDGSCYYDGDDDLHQQLSNLQIHNHVFLQHIITSPGGNNRPGVSGPSNGGGGGGGMPDGSGGVVDMDEQRQMKWRDPNLTEVIGFLSHPNNAIKANAAAYLQHLCYMDDPNKQRTRTLGGIPPLVKLLGHENTDVFRNACGALRNLSYGRQNDENKRAINAAGGIQALIHLLRRTAESDIKELVTGIIWNMSSCEDLKRFIIDDAVVVIVSYIIIPHSGWDPTNPGETCWSTVFRNASGILRNVSSAGEYARKKLRECEGLVDSLLYVIRIAIEKSNIGNKIVENCVCILRNLSYRCQEVEDPNYDKNPIPHHGSDGGVSGGSHSGSGGGGGIVVSAASSKGENLGCFGASKKKKEQQAAAAAAQQQAAADKDHSSANGDPARMAYKNTAHYKGAEQLWQPDVVHSYLALLQSCSNPETLEAAAGALQNLAACYWQPSIEIRATVRKEKGLPILVELLRMEVDRVVCAVATALRNLAIDQRNKELIGKYAMRDLVQKLPSGNPQCDQGTSDDTIAAVLATLNEVIKKNAEFARSLLDAGGVERLMNMSRQKSKYTPRVLKFASQLLFTMWQHQDLRDVYKKHGWKEQDFVTKTIASRNLNSSNGGAGGSYSDNSPNSPNNTLNRPMASQSGTRYEDRTMKRQQGSSSSSANNGGQAMSLPPGDGTIKMGR; encoded by the exons ATGCATAGTGAGGATGATCTAATTGCTCGAGCACACAACCAGGCCACGACACAGCAAATCACGACCATTACGAAGGTCGTCCGCGAGGTGAAACAGTTGGGACCGGATGCTGGACAACCGTTCGACTATGTAGCAATGCCTCTAGACATGGGAACCGACGGACAACCAATCGACTACGTGTCGATGCCGATGGGTATGTACACGACCCGGACGCAGTACTTGAACTTCAACCACATGGACCAACCGGAACAGATGGTGGGCGGTCCACCGCAATCGCATCTACCGCCGGGCGCCAAAGTAATGGGCGtaggcggtggtggtggtgggcccGGCGTACCCCCCGGTGCgctggtcggtggtggtggtggtggtggaggtggtcaGGGACACTATCAGGATTATGAGCATTACGCGCAGTACACGGATGCTGGATATGATCTCGGGCAGGCGGCACACCATCCGGGCCACGCACAGTCGTACCTGGGCGAGTATCAAATGAATGACCGTTCGAACACACCGCACACGTCGAGCGAAAACAGTGAATCCTCCATTCCGATGCCGATGAGTGTACCGCAGATGGGTAATCCGTCGGCAAACATGATGGGTGGTCCGGGTGGCTACCTGCAGGGACAGTACGACGAGATGGGCGAGTACGTTATAGCACCTTCCCAGGGTGGTCCGGTTGATCGGCTTTATCCGGACAATCCATCAGCCATGGTGTATGGGTACGTGTCGACACCACCGTACGGTACGATCAGTTCGCACATGGATCCAAATGGTGGTGTTGGAGAGCCAACGTACGCCACGAAGCAACAGCTTGCGTACGAAGCGGCCGCTGCACAGCAACGAgcgggcggtggtggtggtggtgtggtagGAAACGTTGCCCCGGATGGGTCGTGTTACTACGACGGGGATGATGATCTGCACCAGCAGCTTTCGAACCTGCAGATACATAATCACGTGTTTTTACAGCACATAATCACATCCCCGGGCGGTAACAATCGGCCCGGCGTGAGCGGTCCTtcgaacggtggtggtggtggtggcggcatGCCGGACGGTAGTGGCGGTGTGGTAGATATGGACGAGCAGCGTCAGATGAAGTGGCGCGATCCGAACCTTACCGAGGTGATCGGATTCCTCAGCCATCCGAACAACGCGATCAAGGCGAATGCGGCCGCCTATCTGCAGCATCTGTGCTATATGGACGACCCGAACAAGCAGCGGACGCGCACTCTCGGTGGCATTCCGCCGCTGGTGAAGCTGCTCGGGCACGAAAACACCGACGTCTTTCGGAATGCGTGTGGCGCGCTGCGGAATCTGTCGTACGGACGGCAGAACGATGAAAACAAACGTGCAATTAATGCGGCCGGCGGTATTCAGGCGCTGATCCATCTGCTGCGCCGGACGGCCGAATCCGACATCAAGGAGCTGGTAACGGGCATTATCTGGAACATGTCGTCCTGTGAAGATCTGAAGCGCTTCATCATCGACGATGCGGTTGTGGTGATCGTGTCGTACATTATAATTCCTCACTCCGGCTGGGACCCGACCAATCCGGGCGAAACGTGCTGGAGTACGGTGTTCCGCAATGCGTCCGGCATACTGCGGAACGTTAGCTCTGCTGGGGAGTACGCGCGGAAGAAGCTGCGTGAGTGCGAAGGGCTGGTGGATTCGTTGCTGTACGTTATAAGGATAGCGATCGAGAAGTCCAACATTGGCAACAAGATCGTCGAGAACTGTGTGTGCATTCTGCGCAATCTCTCATACCGGTGTCAGGAGGTGGAAGATCCTAACTACGATAAAAATCCTATTCCCCATCACGGTTCAGACGGTGGGGTAAGCGGAGGATCGCACAGTggtagcggtggtggtggtggtattgTTGTGAGCGCCGCATCTTCCAAAGGTGAAAATCTGGGCTGCTTCGGGGCgagtaaaaagaagaaagaacaaCAGGCAGCGGCAGCCGCCGCACAGCAGCAGGCGGCAGCGGATAAGGACCACTCAAGTGCGAACGGTGATCCGGCACGCATGGCGTACAAAAACACTGCACATTATAAAG GAGCCGAACAGCTGTGGCAACCGGACGTTGTACATTCTTATCTTGCCTTACTGCAGAGCTGTTCGAACCCGGAAACGCTCGAGGCGGCGGCTGGTGCGCTGCAAAATCTGGCCGCCTGCTACTGGCAGCCGAGCATAGAGATCCGGGCGACGGTGCGCAAGGAGAAGGGACTGCCGATACTGGTCGAGCTGTTGCGCATGGAGGTGGACCGGGTGGTGTGCGCGGTGGCGACGGCCCTTCGCAACCTAGCAATCGACCAAAGAAACAAGGAGCTGATTGGCAAGTACGCAATGCGCGATCTGGTGCAGAAGCTCCCGTCGGGCAATCCCCAGTGCGATCAAGGCACGTCCGACGATACGATAGCGGCAGTGTTGGCCACACTGAACGAGGTGATCAAGAAGAATGCAGAGTTTGCCCGTTCGCTGCTGGATGCGGGTGGCGTAGAGCGGTTGATGAACATGTCGCGGCAAAAGTCGAAGTATACGCCGCGTGTGCTTAAGTTTGCCAGCCAGCTACTATTTACGATGTGGCAGCATCAGGATTTGCGCGACGTGTACAAGAAGCACGGCTGGAAGGAGCAGGACTTTGTGACGAAAACGATAGCGTCGCGAAATCTGAACAGTAGCAATGGTGGGGCCGGTGGCAGCTACAGTGACAATTCGCCCAACTCACCCAACAACACCCTCAACCGTCCGATGGCATCGCAGAGCGGTACCAGGTACGAGGATCGCACCATGAAACGTCAGCAgggatcgtcgtcgtcgtcagctAACAATGGTGGCCAGGCCATGTCTTTACCTCCGGGGGATGGTACCATTAAGATGG GAAGATGA